The DNA sequence tcctaaaatcctacaaatgtcctaacaaacttgaaaatgtcctaaaatgtgagaatTGTCTTAAAAATTATCTCTTGAGGTAAAAAACCAAAACGTTATGAGTCCCTACTGAGACACGGAGGTCTGTTAGAGAGTTCTTAAAGCGTCCATGaggtttttatgatgtttcatAGATTACGCGTCCTGTAATGTTGccgtccctctctgtctgttccAGGTGGCCACGTTGCTCTGGTAACAGCTAAGATGTCTCATCGGAGTGGGCAAGAGGACCCGGAGCGGTACCTGTTTGTGGACCGGGCGGTGGTCTACAACCCGGCCACACAGGCCGACTGGACGGCCAAGAAGCTGGTGTGGATCCCCTCAGAGCGCCACGGCTTCGAGGCGGCCAGTATCCGGGAGGAGCGCGGCGAGGAGGTGCTGGTGGAGCTGGCCGAGAACGGCAAGAAAATTGTGA is a window from the Plectropomus leopardus isolate mb unplaced genomic scaffold, YSFRI_Pleo_2.0 unplaced_scaffold26777, whole genome shotgun sequence genome containing:
- the LOC121937594 gene encoding myosin-10, with product MSHRSGQEDPERYLFVDRAVVYNPATQADWTAKKLVWIPSERHGFEAASIREERGEEVLVELAENGKKIVINKDDIQKMNPPKFSKVEDMAELTCLNEASVLHNLKDRYYSGLIY